Below is a window of Jonesiaceae bacterium BS-20 DNA.
ATACCGGATCCCGGTAAGACTTTAACGGGGACTGGCTTAGCTGATGGACCTGAAGGCTGCCGGGGCCTACCGCCGTGCCAGCAGATACGTGGAGCCATCGCGGTTGTTTGTCCAGACCATGGTGTCCGCACTCCACCCGGTTACCGTGTAGCCGGGTGCGGAGCCAGGAAGGACAATCTTGGTGCCGTCGAGGGTAATATCAGCGGCGTTCTCAGCCTGACTAGTTGCCCCGGCAACGTCCTGGCAGTACAGCAGCCTTGTTGCTGAGGGAAAGACGTAGCGAATATCTGTGCCGGAATTGAGAGGTTCAAAGCCCGAGCCAGAATCAATATGGGTGTGCTGCCAAGCCCCAATGATTACGCGCTCCAATGCGTCACCCGGAGAACTGGGGGCACTACCGGAATCACCGTTAATGGCAGGGCTGTCCCAGCCGCAGCTTTCTTCTTGCACGGCCGGTGCCTCCGGGGCCGGCTCGGGCTCGGAGGCTTCTTGTTCTGCGGGAGCCTCTTCTTTAGCGGGTGGAGCGGAAGCCTCGGGGGCTTCCTCCACCGGAGCCTGCGCGGTTGGTTTTTCTTCTGTAACCACGGGAGGGCTTGACTCACCTTGGCCTTCACCTACCGCAGCGCAGCCGCTCAAGAGCAGCGTGCTTGCAAGAAAACCTGTGGCAATGAATACAAAATTCCGTGACATCGCTTCGCTCCTTTGTGAAGACCCCTGTTGTGAGAGCTTTGGTTAAGCACTTAACGGATATGTTACCCGGCTCCCTGTGAGCAGTCTTAAATTGAGAAGTGCGCTTTAGGCTGGAGAGTACCTACACCACCGCAGCAAGGAGTGAGATCATGAGTAAGGCATCGTAAAAATTAGTCGCCCAACCAGAAAGCGCAGGCCCCCATGCATAAACGAGTCCTAGGCGCGTACGCGCTATTCGCGGGCATGCCGCTTGAAGAATCGCTGGCCGCGCATGAACTCATTGCGGAGCGGATTTCTGTGGATGCGCTCGAGATCCCACTGCATGAACTACCGGGCCGGCCCGAGCGGACCTGGGGGCGGTATGACAAGGACGGATTGCCCAAGTTCATTGCCAAGGATCTAGACGTTGTGATCACGTGTATCCCGACGGTCATGGGGCGGCTGAGCCACAACCCTGCGTACGGGCTGGCATCGAACGATAATGAAGGGCGAGAGCTCGCACTTTCCGATGCCTGCTCAGCCCTTGCCATTGCAGACAATGCCGCTCAGGTGACGGGCCGTCCGCGAGTTTTCGCGGTCCAAGTACATAGCGCGCCGCGGCCCGACTTCCACAGTGCCGATGCATTCTCACGTTCCCTTGAGACCCTGCTGGAAAAGGCCGACCCATCCGTGCTGCTCACGGTTGAGCACTGTGATGCCACCCGCCCGGACCAACATGTGGCTAAGGGGTTCTTGGAACTGTCCCAAGAGATTGAGGCTGTCCGCGCGTTTGGCACCGACCAACTGGGGATCACCATCAACTGGGGGCGGTCCATGATTGAGGGCCACAGCGGCGGATACGTCAACGACCACATTGCCCAAGCCCGGGAGGCGGGCGTGCTCAAGGGGCTCATGTTCTCCGGGGCAACTCACCGCTCCGGGCCGTGGGGACCGGCTTGGCAAGACGGCCATATGGCACCGCGCGGAGAACACCCGCTGCTTGTGTTTAGCCACATGAGTTTGCTGGGCCAAGAAGAGATTGATGCGGCGCTCGCGGCTGCCGGCTCAATTGCGGAGCGAGCGTATACGGGTGTCAAGATCACGGTTCAGGAAGGTCAGGATGAGTTTGACCGCCGGTTCCACGTTGCCCAGGCAGCCTGGGACATGATCGACAAGACCCTGAACTAGTTCTTAAGTACCTCAACGGAGAAAGCAAGGACCGTGGCTGACAAGATCGATTTCAAAAGAGCATGGCGGCCTACCGGGCCAAGGCCGGTAAGTTCCAAGTCATTGAGGTGCCCACAATGCAGTACCTCATGATCGATGGCCACGGGGATCCCAACACTGCGCCCGAGTATGTTCAGGCTCTGCAGGCGCTGTATCCGGTTGCCTACAAACTCAAGTTTGCCAGCAGGAATGAGCTTGGGCGGGACTACGTGGTACCGCCGCTTGAGGGGCTGTGGTGGGCCCAGGACATGGATACGTTTACGGTTGCGCGGGACAAAACCCAGTGGGATTGGACCATGATGATCATGGTTCCAGATTGGATAAGGCAAGATCTTTTCGATGCTGTACTTGCGCAGGTGGGGGCCCAGGATGCTCCGGCTGCCTTGGACCTAGTGCGATTGGAGCACCTTGAAGAGGGGTGCAGTGTGCAGACGCTGCACGTTGGCTCCTATGATGAGGAGGCCGGGGTGCTTGCCCAGATGCACGGAGAGTTTATCCCGCAAGAAAACCTGCAAATGATTGGCAAGCATCATGAAATCTACCTGAGCGACCCGCGCAGAACTGCTCCGGAAAAGCTGCGCACAATTTTGCGTCAGCTCATAAGAACCCGGTTAAGTGAGTTAAAGTTGATTTACTAAGTTGCTCATTAACTTTAGGAGGTGTCACCGTGTCTTTTTACGTCAGTCTGATTTGGGACCCAAAAGATACTGCCTACCTGAGCCGAAAGGACCGGAATCCTGGAAGGTACCGAGCCTACGTCCCCGCTGAACTGGGCAACTCCCTGCCGGTACTTGGCGATGAAGCCAGAGATGCAGCTGAGGCGGCATTGACCGTTCTTGCAAGGACTGATGAACGAATTGGATCACGTGGTGGGTACCTCAATCACTTACTTATTCGCTCCGAGAGCATCTCATCCTCATGGATTGAGGGCAATCGGATTAGCCCCAAAAAACTAGCTATTGCGGAACTGCTGAATCAGGGAACGAGGGTTGCCCTTGATGTAGTGGCGAATGTGGTTGCGACAGAGGACGCAATCGAAGGTCTTGCAGACCAGTCCCAGAAAATAGTGATCGCAGACATTGAACGGCTACAGCACATTATCGAACCTAGGTTAACTCTGGGGCTACGTACGGAACAGAACTGGGTTGGAGGAAGCGGCTGGAGTCCGTTGCGTGCGGAGTTTGTGCCGCCGCCCGCAGGCGAGGTTAGACGGCTCGTTGAAGATCTCGCGAGGTTTGTTACCCAGACTAGTGGAAATCCCGTTGTGCGTGCAGCTATCGCCCATGTGCAGTTTGAGACCATCCACCCGTTTATCGATGGCAATGGTCGAACCGGCCGTGCCCTGATTCATACGGTACTGAAACGTACCGGGGCATTGCGCAATGCCTTGATTCCAATCAGCACAGTGTTTGCGGGTGATACAAACGCCTATATTTCAGGGCTAACTGCTTTTCGCCAAGACCCACCGCGTCTAGATGAATGGATTATTGGATTTGCCCGGGCAACTGAGCTTGCGGCAGCTAATGCGGTGCGTCTTGCAGACAATATCGCGGTACTCGATGAAGCGACACAGAACCACCTCATTGAGTACCGCCGGACTCAAAACCTTGCCCCGGTGAAGCCGCGCAGTGATGCAGTGAGCCTACGGATCCTCAGCAATCTGGCTG
It encodes the following:
- a CDS encoding DUF4862 family protein codes for the protein MHKRVLGAYALFAGMPLEESLAAHELIAERISVDALEIPLHELPGRPERTWGRYDKDGLPKFIAKDLDVVITCIPTVMGRLSHNPAYGLASNDNEGRELALSDACSALAIADNAAQVTGRPRVFAVQVHSAPRPDFHSADAFSRSLETLLEKADPSVLLTVEHCDATRPDQHVAKGFLELSQEIEAVRAFGTDQLGITINWGRSMIEGHSGGYVNDHIAQAREAGVLKGLMFSGATHRSGPWGPAWQDGHMAPRGEHPLLVFSHMSLLGQEEIDAALAAAGSIAERAYTGVKITVQEGQDEFDRRFHVAQAAWDMIDKTLN
- a CDS encoding GyrI-like domain-containing protein, giving the protein MAAYRAKAGKFQVIEVPTMQYLMIDGHGDPNTAPEYVQALQALYPVAYKLKFASRNELGRDYVVPPLEGLWWAQDMDTFTVARDKTQWDWTMMIMVPDWIRQDLFDAVLAQVGAQDAPAALDLVRLEHLEEGCSVQTLHVGSYDEEAGVLAQMHGEFIPQENLQMIGKHHEIYLSDPRRTAPEKLRTILRQLIRTRLSELKLIY
- a CDS encoding Fic family protein → MSFYVSLIWDPKDTAYLSRKDRNPGRYRAYVPAELGNSLPVLGDEARDAAEAALTVLARTDERIGSRGGYLNHLLIRSESISSSWIEGNRISPKKLAIAELLNQGTRVALDVVANVVATEDAIEGLADQSQKIVIADIERLQHIIEPRLTLGLRTEQNWVGGSGWSPLRAEFVPPPAGEVRRLVEDLARFVTQTSGNPVVRAAIAHVQFETIHPFIDGNGRTGRALIHTVLKRTGALRNALIPISTVFAGDTNAYISGLTAFRQDPPRLDEWIIGFARATELAAANAVRLADNIAVLDEATQNHLIEYRRTQNLAPVKPRSDAVSLRILSNLAVTPVLTVDGVADAHRVSSTAAHRALVELADAGILQRNKDGRGKLLCWTADRYLDLVALTERSNRDGGGDTAVTRPRLGPPRPN